One window of the Burkholderia sp. FERM BP-3421 genome contains the following:
- a CDS encoding TerC family protein — protein sequence MDYLLALAVDPAVWAALLTLVVMEVVLGIDNLIFISILSNKLPEAQRARTQRIGIALALVMRLALLGMVAWIARLTEPVFSLFDHAFSWRDVILISGGLFLVWKATREMHHHVSRDGDAAGGASGAVGLGMWAAISQIIMLDLVFSIDSIVTAIGMTEHVPIMFVAVIAAVMVMLFAAQPLARFIDRNPTIVMLALSFLVVIGMTLIAEGFGTHVPKGYIYAAMAFSAFVEGMNMLARRAKRRRSGAE from the coding sequence ATGGACTACCTGCTCGCACTCGCTGTCGACCCCGCCGTCTGGGCGGCCTTGCTCACGCTCGTCGTGATGGAGGTCGTGCTGGGCATCGACAACCTGATCTTCATCTCGATCCTGAGCAACAAGCTGCCCGAGGCGCAGCGCGCCCGCACCCAGCGGATCGGCATCGCGCTCGCGCTGGTGATGCGGCTCGCGCTGCTCGGCATGGTGGCGTGGATCGCGCGCCTGACCGAACCGGTGTTCTCGCTGTTCGACCATGCGTTTTCCTGGCGCGACGTGATCCTGATCTCGGGCGGCCTGTTCCTCGTCTGGAAGGCGACCCGCGAAATGCATCACCACGTGTCGCGCGACGGCGACGCGGCGGGCGGCGCGAGCGGCGCGGTCGGCCTGGGCATGTGGGCGGCGATCAGCCAGATCATCATGCTCGACCTGGTGTTCTCGATCGACAGCATCGTGACGGCGATCGGCATGACGGAACACGTCCCGATCATGTTCGTCGCGGTGATCGCCGCCGTGATGGTGATGCTGTTCGCGGCCCAGCCGCTCGCGCGCTTCATCGACCGCAACCCGACCATCGTGATGCTCGCGCTCAGCTTCCTCGTCGTGATCGGCATGACGCTGATCGCGGAAGGCTTCGGGACGCACGTGCCGAAGGGCTATATCTACGCGGCGATGGCGTTCTCGGCTTTCGTCGAAGGGATGAACATGCTGGCGCGGCGCGCGAAGCGCCGCCGCTCCGGCGCGGAGTAA
- a CDS encoding TFIIB-type zinc ribbon-containing protein: MKCPACKTPDLLMTERQAIEIDYCPACRGVWLDRGELDKLIARADDARPAGRDAARAPSPSPSAARHDDWGQRGSAPRDGGHAHSGYRKKKSLFDLFDFD; encoded by the coding sequence ATGAAATGTCCGGCCTGCAAGACCCCCGACCTGTTGATGACCGAGCGCCAGGCCATCGAGATCGACTACTGTCCCGCCTGCCGAGGCGTGTGGCTCGACCGCGGCGAACTGGACAAGCTGATCGCCCGCGCCGATGACGCGCGGCCCGCCGGGCGCGACGCGGCGCGCGCGCCCTCGCCCTCGCCCTCGGCCGCGCGCCACGACGACTGGGGCCAGCGCGGAAGCGCGCCGCGCGACGGCGGCCATGCGCATTCCGGTTACCGCAAGAAGAAATCGCTGTTCGACCTGTTCGACTTCGATTGA